One window of Nymphaea colorata isolate Beijing-Zhang1983 chromosome 1, ASM883128v2, whole genome shotgun sequence genomic DNA carries:
- the LOC116254775 gene encoding brefeldin A-inhibited guanine nucleotide-exchange protein 1 → MASSGLSQGLGGPSKAGRVLGPSLDKIIKNVAWRKQSQLVQACKSSLDRLQNLSTSPEFAGSSVPGFPPADADQFLASLTLALDSAAPKVIEPALECVQRLALLGLVRCDAEQIDDDPASSPPPALLINSVCKCTAVADNAVELAVLRTLLASVRSSSLGFHGDALIHIVKTFYNVYLGSTSVENRICAKAALAQTVAIVFARAEADRVEASADPVSVPALLELSDKNLNESGLVQSVQVFLIEVLEGWEGDRGGNSTAKEETGEGESRIREDALYLFKNLCKFSMKFSTQESPEDELLLRGKLLSLELMKVVVENAGPVLRVNERFLGATRQYLCLSLLKNSALSVMSVFQLLCSMFMSLLSRLRSGLKAEIGIFFPMLVLRVLENVLQPSFLQKMTVLNLLERMCEDPQLVIDIFVNYDCDVESPNIFERIVNGLLKTGLGVPPGSVTTLSPAQDIAFRHESVRCLVAIIKAMGQWMDQQLRVVETRPPKDPDLDSLGVENNSMLNGEEGSAIDYDLHSESYGELSEAANLEQRRAYKIELQKGISLFNRKPSKGIEFLIGAKKIGGTPEAVASFLKNTAGLNETMIGDYLGEREEFALKVMHAYVDSMNLEKMDFGEAIRFFLRGFRLPGEAQKIDRIMEKFAERYCKCNPNSFSSADTAYVLAYSVIMLNTDAHNSMVKDKMSKSDFLRNNRGIDNGKDLPEDYLGSLYDQIVKNEIKMNAETSTPQKQANSINKLLGLDNILNLVNWTQPEEKALGANDVLLRHIQEKFKAKTNKSESIFYMVNDVAILRFMVEVCWAPMLAAFSVNLDQSDEKVIAFQCLQGFRQAVHVTAVMYMQTQRDAFVTSVAKFTFLHCAADMKQKNVEAVKAIISIAIEDGNYLQEAWEHILTCLSRFENLLLLGEGAPPDSLFPAVPQVEADEKAPKSPAHQLLKKKGAALQHPGIMAVLRGGSYDSVVPAVNVTGPITPEQINNLISNLNMLDQIGNYELNHIFVHSQRLNSEAIVAFVKALCKVSMSELQSPSDPRVFSLMKIVEIAHYNMNRIRLVWSRIWQVLCEFFVSVGLSENLSVSIFVMDSLRQLAMKFLEREELANYNFQSEFLKPFVIIMQKSNSAEIRELIVRCVSQMVLVRVSNVKSGWKSVFMVFTTAASDERKNIVLLAFETIEKIVRDYFPYITETETTTFTDCVRCLIAFTTSRYNSDVGFNAIAFLRFCAVKLAEGGLICYEGSKEASDQVNGDVPDNHTFTDKDEHVYYWVPLLTGLSKLTSDPRPAIRKSALEVLFNTLRDHGHLFSLSFWIRVYKSVVFPIFDTVAHGKGVSLDGQSTEDIEGLLLENVWSSETCALAAQYLVDLFSGFFDIVRLQIKSVVSIVTSFIRNPTFASIGVSAFLRLTSNVGNMLSEDEWQGILLLLKEAAASTQPSFLLIKKTMDGIEIPDSVEAYPEGDLFTENELPNDEPEDDSLQVASYCVSRMKGHIAVQLLIIQALMDLYKTHRESLTPLSVMILLETFSSICHHAHEMNSHAILQEKLHKVCLILEVSDPPSLHLENDSYQNYLKFLQTLIDDNPSLSEDRGIELQLVAACEKILEIYLDCAGLPIQNQQLPGDRPKAKWVIPLGTIKKEELAARTSLVVSTLQVLCSLEKDTFKKYICRFFPLVVNLIRCEHSSGEVQRVLRDLFQFCIGPIIIL, encoded by the exons atggcGTCGTCGGGTTTGTCTCAGGGGCTTGGCGGCCCTTCGAAAGCGGGGAGGGTGCTTGGGCCGTCGCTGGACAAGATCATCAAGAACGTGGCCTGGAGGAAGCAATCACAGCTGGTGCAGGCCTGCAAGTCATCTCTCGACCGCCTCCAGAACCTTTCTACCTCGCCCGAGTTCGCAGGCTCCTCCGTTCCGGGTTTCCCCCCTGCCGATGCCGACCAGTTCCTCGCCTCCCTTACCCTCGCCCTCGACTCCGCAGCTCCTAAGGTCATTGAGCCCGCCCTCGAATGCGTCCAGCGACTCGCCCTCCTTGGTCTCGTCCGCTGCGACGCCGAACAGATCGACGACGATCCAGCCTCCTCTCCTCCCCCCGCCCTCCTTATCAATTCCGTCTGCAAGTGCACCGCCGTTGCCGACAACGCCGTCGAGCTCGCCGTCCTCCGAACCCTCCTCGCATCCGTCAGATCGAGCTCGCTGGGCTTCCATGGCGACGCGTTGATCCACATCGTCAAGACATTCTACAATGTCTACCTCGGCAGCACCAGCGTCGAGAATCGGATCTGCGCCAAGGCGGCCTTGGCGCAGACAGTCGCCATCGTGTTCGCACGAGCTGAGGCTGACCGCGTGGAGGCGAGCGCCGATCCGGTGTCCGTGCCGGCGTTGCTGGAGCTCTCGGACAAGAATCTTAACGAATCGGGGCTAGTTCAGTCGGTTCAGGTCTTTCTCATTGAGGTCCTGGAGGGATGGGAGGGCGATCGCGGCGGTAATTCGACGGCGAAGGAGGAAACTGGGGAAGGGGAAAGCAGGATCAGGGAGGATGCCCTTTATCTGTTCAAGAACCTCTGTAAGTTTTCGATGAAATTCTCCACCCAGGAGAGCCCAGAAGACGAGCTCCTCCTCAGGGGCAAATTGTTGTCTCTTGAGCTGATGAAGGTCGTGGTCGAGAATGCCGGACCGGTCCTGCGGGTAAATGAAAG GTTTCTTGGCGCTACCAGACAATATCTCTGCCTATCCCTGTTAAAGAACAGTGCCTTGTCAGTGATGAGTGTTTTCCAACTATTATGCTCTATGTTCATGAGTTTATTATCAAGGTTAAGGTCTGGTTTGAAGGCTGaaattggcattttttttccaatgctTGTCCTTCGAGTTCTAGAAAATGTGCTTCAGCCAAGTTTCTTGCAGAAGATGACCGTTCTAAATTTGTTGGAAAGGATGTGTGAAGATCCACAGCTAGTGATTGATATCTTTGTGAACTATGATTGTGATGTTGAGTCACCAAATATCTTTGAAAG GATTGTTAATGGCCTGTTAAAGACCGGATTGGGTGTACCTCCTGGTTCGGTGACAACCTTGTCCCCAGCTCAGGATATTGCCTTCAGGCATGAATCTGTGAGATGTTTGGTTGCCATCATAAAAGCAATGGGGCAGTGGATGGATCAACAGCTACGTGTTGTAGAAACACGTCCACCAAAGGATCCTGATTTAGATAGCTTGGGTGTTGAAAACAATTCTATGTTAAATGGTGAAGAGGGATCTGCAATAGACTATGACCTACATTCTGAATCATATGGTGAATTATCAGAAGCTGCAAATCTAGAGCAACGGCGTGCATATAAGATAGAACTGCAG AAGGGTATTTCACTATTCAATCGTAAACCAAGCAAGGGCATTGAATTTCTAATAGgtgcaaaaaaaattggtggaACTCCAGAAGCAGTAGCTTCCTTTCTTAAGAATACTGCTGGCTTGAATGAGACAATGATTGGTGATTACCTAGGGGAGAGAGAAGAATTTGCACTGAAAGTTATGCATGCATATGTGGACTCCATGAATCTTGAGAAAATGGATTTTGGTGAAGCAATCAGATTTTTTCTTAGAGGCTTTCGTTTGCCTGGAGAAGCACAGAAGATTGATCGTATAATGGAAAAATTTGCGGAGCGCTACTGTAAATGCAATCCAAACTCCTTTAGTAGTGCTGACACTGCTTATGTTCTTGCTTACTCTGTGATAATGCTCAACACAGATGCACACAACAGCATGGTTAAAGATAAG ATGTCAAAGTCAGATTTCCTTCGGAATAATCGAGGAATTGATAATGGGAAGGATTTACCAGAAGATTATCTTGGGTCCCTTTATGATCAAAttgtgaaaaatgaaataaaaatgaatgcTGAAACTTCAACTCCACAGAAACAAGCCAACAGCATTAATAAGCTGCTTGGCTTGGATAATATTCTTAACTTAGTCAATTGGACGCAGCCAGAAGAAAAAGCATTAGGTGCAAATGATGTTCTTTTGAGGCATATCCAGGAGAAGTTTAAAGCGAAGACAAACAAATCAGA GTCTATCTTTTACATGGTTAATGATGTGGCAATTCTACGATTTATGGTAGAGGTCTGCTGGGCACCAATGCTTGCAGCGTTCAGTGTAAACCTTGACCAGAGTGATGAAAAGGTTATTGCATTCCAGTGCTTGCAAGGTTTCCGTCAAGCAGTACATGTTACTGCAGTTATGTATATGCAGACTCAAAGAGATGCTTTTGTGACATCCGTTGCGAAGTTTACTTTTCTTCATTGTGCTGCtgacatgaaacaaaaaaatgttgaagcaGTTAAG GCTATTATATCCATTGCAATTGAAGATGGAAACTACTTGCAAGAAGCCTGGGAACATATTTTAACATGTCTTTCCAGATTTGAGAATTTACTGCTCCTAGGAGAAGGTGCTCCACCTGATTCATTGTTTCCTGCAGTACCTCAAGTGGAAGCAGACGAAAAAGCACCGAAGTCTCCTGCACATCAGCTGCTTAAGAAAAAAGGAGCTGCTCTGCAGCATCCAGGTATCATGGCTGTCCTTCGAGGGGGGTCATATGACAGTGTTGTTCCTGCAGTTAACGTCACGGGCCCTATAACTCCagaacaaataaataatttgaTTTCCAATTTGAACATGCTTGACCAGATTGGAAATTATGAATTGAATCACATATTTGTGCATAGTCAAAGGCTGAACAGTGAGGCCATTGTTGCTTTTGTCAAGGCTTTGTGCAAAGTTTCTATGTCAGAATTGCAATCTCCATCAGATCCTCGGGTTTTCAGCCTTATGAAAATTGTTGAGATTGC GCATTACAACATGAATCGCATTAGGTTGGTGTGGTCTCGTATATGGCAAGTTCTTTGCGAGTTTTTTGTGTCAGTTGGCCTATCAGAGAATCTTTCTGTTTCCATTTTTGTCATGGATTCGTTGAGGCAGCTGGCTATGAAGTTCTTGGAACGTGAAGAACTGGCCAATTACAACTTTCAAAGTGAATTCTTGAAGCCTTTTGTTATTATTATGCAGAAAAGCAACTCCGCAGAAATTAGGGAATTGATTGTTCGGTGTGTCTCTCAAATGGTCCTCGTTCGTGTTAGCAATGTCAAATCTGGCTGGAAGAGTGTCTTTATG GTTTTCACTACTGCTGCTTCTGATGAACGCAAGAATATTGTGTTACTGGCCTTCGAGActatagaaaaaattgttcGTGATTATTTTCCCTACATAACTGAGACAGAGACTACAACATTCACAGATTGTGTTAGATGCCTAATCGCTTTTACAACAAGCCGATACAATAGTGATGTTGGCTTTAATGCTATAGCATTTCTTCGATTCTGTGCTGTCAAACTGGCAGAGGGAGGGCTAATATGCTATGAAGGAAGCAAAGAAGCTTCTGATCAAGTGAATGGTGATGTTCCTGACAATCACACATTTACTGATAAGGATGAACATGTGTACTACTGGGTTCCCTTACTGACTG GTCTTTCAAAACTCACTTCTGATCCTAGACCAGCCATAAGAAAAAGTGCATTGGAGGTGCTCTTTAATACGTTGCGTGATCATGGACATCTTTTTTCGCTCTCTTTCTGGATCAGAGTGTACAAGTCCGTGGTCTTCCCGATCTTTGATACCGTGGCACATGGAAAGGGAGTTTCATTAGATGGACAGTCGACAGAGGACATAGAAGGGCttcttcttgaaaatgtttgGAGTTCTGAAACTTGTGCATTGGCAGCACAATATCTTGTTGacttgttttctggtttctttgACATAGTTCGCTTGCAGATCAAAAGTGTGGTTTCGATTGTCACTAGTTTCATTAGAAATCCCACTTTTGCTAGCATTGGTGTATCTGCATTCCTACGCCTGACCAGTAACGTGGGGAACATGCTCTCAGAAGATGAGTGGCAGGGGATACTCCTCTTGTTAAAAGAAGCAGCTGCTTCAACACAACCTAGCTTTCTACTTATCAAAAAGACAATGGATGGGATTGAGATACCTGACAGTGTGGAGGCATATCCTGAAGGTGACTTGTTTACTGAAAATGAGCTGCCTAATGATGAACCAGAGGATGATAGTCTACAGGTAGCCTCATACTGTGTCTCAAGAATGAAAGGACATATAGCTGTACAACTACTCATAATTCAG GCTCTGATGGATCTGTACAAGACACATAGGGAGTCCCTTACACCATTAAGCGTTATGATCCTCTTGGAGACATTTTCGTCCATCTGCCACCATGCTCATGAGATGAATTCCCATGCCATCCTACAGGAGAAACTTCACAAAGTGTGTCTCATATTGGAGGTCTCTGATCCACCTTCCCTTCACCTCGAGAACGATTCCTACCAAAACTATCTCAAGTTCCTGCAGACACTGATTGACGACAACCCATCTCTATCAGAAGACAGAGGCATAGAGCTGCAGCTGGTTGCAGCGTGTGAGAAGATACTGGAAATATACCTCGATTGTGCAGGTCTGCCGATACAAAATCAGCAGCTCCCAGGTGACCGGCCAAAGGCAAAGTGGGTCATTCCCCTGGGGACAATAAAGAAGGAAGAGCTGGCTGCTCGCACTTCTTTGGTGGTGTCAACCCTGCAGGTGTTGTGTAGTTTAGAGAAGGATACATTCAAGAAATACATCTGTCGCTTTTTCCCGTTGGTGGTAAATTTAATTCGCTGTGAGCATAGCTCGGGTGAAGTGCAGCGTGTTTTGAGGGATTTATTCCAATTTTGTATAGGCCCAATAAtaatattgtaa